One genomic segment of Gopherus flavomarginatus isolate rGopFla2 chromosome 11, rGopFla2.mat.asm, whole genome shotgun sequence includes these proteins:
- the LOC127031236 gene encoding olfactory receptor 13A1-like: protein MERSNHTRVTEFIMQGLFDHPQHQRLIFGLFLCLYMTAIMGNSLIIGAIAIHPPLHTPMYFFIDNLALADILCTSSVLPKMLKNLLQEKKTISFDGCMAQLFAFTLSSGTELVLLTAMSYDRYVAICHPLRYVNLMSKDICISLAAGVWVVGTVNSLVHTLLMLRLDFCGPNLIQHFFCEIPPVLALSCSSTYLNEIMIFMAHIFLAMVNFLLTTVSYSFIIIAIFKIQSSKGKQKAFSTCSSHLLVVSLYYSTIIYTYIRPTSSYSLDKDKMVAIMYTLVTPTLNPVIYILHNNEIKVAIRKILPFNTK, encoded by the coding sequence ATGGAACGCAGTAACCACACCAGGGTGACTGAATTCATCATGCAGGGTCTCTTTGACCATCCTCAACACCAACGGCTGATCTTTGGCCTATTCCTTTGCCTTTATATGACTGCCATCATGGGTAATTCATTGATCATTGGGGCTATTGCCATCCACCCACCTCTCCAtactcccatgtacttcttcaTTGACAATTTAGCCCTGGCTGACATTTTGTGCACTTCCTCAGTCCTACCGAAAATGCTGAAAAACCTGTTGCAGGAGAAGAAAACCATCTCCTTTGATGGCTGCATGGCCCAGCTCTTTGCCTTTACTTTGTCATCAGGGACAGAGCTTGTGCTTCTCACTGCTATGTCATATGACAGGTATGTTGCCATCTGCCATCCCTTACGCTATGTCAATCTCATGAGTAAGGACATTTGCATCAGTTTAGCAGCTGGTGTCTGGGTTGTTGGTACCGTCAATTCATTGGTGCACACATTACTCATGCTGCGCCTGGATTTCTGCGGACCCAACCTAATCCAGCATTTCTTCTGTGAGATCCCACCAGTGTTGGCACTGTCTTGCAGCTCCACCTATCTCAATGAAATAATGATCTTCATGGCTCACATCTTCTTGGCAATGGTGAACTTCCTGCTGACCACCGTGTCATATAGCTTCATCATCATTGCCATCTTTAAAATCCAGAGCTCCaaagggaagcagaaagccttctccacctgctcctcccacctgctCGTGGTCTCCTTGTACTACTCCACCATCATCTACACCTACATCCGGCCCACTTCAAGTTACTCGCTGGATAAAGACAAGATGGTGGCCATAATGTACACTCTAGTCACTCCCACCCTGAACCCTGTGATCTACATTCTGCACAATAACGAGATCAAAGTGGCCATAAGGAAAATCCTTCCCTTCAACACAAAATAA